In one Rhopalosiphum padi isolate XX-2018 chromosome 3, ASM2088224v1, whole genome shotgun sequence genomic region, the following are encoded:
- the LOC132926089 gene encoding 52 kDa repressor of the inhibitor of the protein kinase-like, with protein sequence MAQKKQESITSFFKLTPNNDTSTNKRASSPVNSTESVKICRTLSLDTNDSINVSLTEDSNNYDIGFYTDRMLSNEHLNILIVMTKIWMPNISYKFPQKLYTVQNKSKYLKFQYSWLLRFSWLAYSKIENADFKEHSTKGYHKTCVLSSDHFIDVIKHPGKSIACKIETGRAEQIIKNRQNISPIIQTVILCGKQNIPLMRHRDSGKIIVEQENDKLIQNQGNFREILRYRAQGDDHFKSFLEAEGTIKYKSATLQNEIIESCNKIILNKIVTNINSQKCFTILADETADISGIKQVSLCARYLDVENMIIKEEFLQFVPTTDTTGKETKYLRGQGYDGCASMSGQFNGVQAIIRQIHPLATYVHCAAHVLNIAVPYSCSIQEILNCLGTISKVRDFFIYPKRKDVLKNEIEESQECITKKTLKRLCATRWVERFHAVNDFLELFEYVIESLFIISKWNDTETSSQASNLRTSILKGDFIICLLIVNKVFIYGLPLSKQLQRINIDLGEAMDLAEDTIKELQTIRSNAESEFHTIFENALTLANKLDINISIPRITGRQTKRVNIETNSPTSYFRVAFFIPYLDTFIDQLNSRFVNQKMLLLDFKSLISTDENEPRFLRLAQKYMFDLNECEESVLLAEFKLWQRRLKNIKSSNIPRNSMEAIVLCNRQVYPSVFKLLQIFATLPVSTASSERSFSNLKRIKTYLRNTISQARLNGLAMLAIHREVGIDVNEVIDHLSLKKRRLDFLL encoded by the exons atggcACAAAAAAAGCAAGAATCGATAACTTCTTTTTTTAAGTTAACGCCTAACAACGATACTTCTACGAATAAACGAGCATCCTCGCCAGTAAACTCGACTGAATCTGTTAAAATTTGTCGTACTTTAAGCTTAGATACAAATGACTCAATTAATGTTTCTTTAACCGAAGacagtaataattatgatattggGTTTTATACTGACCGTATGTTATCGAATGAACATCTTAACATCTTAATTGTTATGACAAAAATTTGGATGCCAAATATATCTTACAAATTCCCACAAAAACTATATACAgttcaaaataaatcaaaatatttaaagttccaATATTCGTGGCTATTAAGATTCTCTTGGTTGGCATACTCCAAAATCGAAAATG CTGATTTCAAAGAACATTCTACCAAGGGTTATCATAAAACATGTGTGTTAAGTTCAGATCATTTTATTGATGTTATAAAACATCCTGGAAAGTCTATAGCGTGCAAAATAGAAACTGGAAGAGctgaacaaattataaaaaatcgaCAAAACATATCTCCAATAATTCAAACAGTAATTTTATGTGGTAAACAAAATATTCCGCTTATGCGACATCGAGATTCTGGGAAAATTATTGTAGAACAAGAAAATGACAAGCTAATCCAAAACCAGGGAAATTTTAGAGAAATATTGAGATATAGAGCCCAAGGAGATGaccattttaaatcatttttggaAGCTGAaggaacaataaaatataaaagcgcAACACTTCAAAACGAAATCATTGAATcttgcaataaaattattttaaataaaattgtaacaaaCATAAATTCccaaaaatgttttacaatacTTGCTGACGAAACGGCCGACATTAGTGGAATCAAACAAGTATCTTTATGTGCGCGCTATTTAGATGTTGAAAATATGATTATCAAGGAAGAATTTCTTCAGTTTGTGCCTACGACAGATACTACTGGAAAAG AAACAAAATACCTAAGAGGGCAGGGTTACGATGGATGTGCGTCAATGTCCGGTCAATTTAACGGAGTTCAAGCTATTATTCGCCAAATTCACCCACTTGCGACGTATGTTCATTGTGCTGCTCATGTTTTAAACATTGCTGTTCCTTATTCATGTTCTATACAAGAAATACTAAATTGTTTAGGAACAATATCTAAAGTTCGAGATTTCTTCATATACCCCAAGCGAAAAGATGTGTTGAAAAATGAAATCGAAGAAAGTCAAgaatgtattacaaaaaaaacattaaaaagatTATGTGCGACTAGATGGGTTGAACGTTTTCATGCTGTTAATGATTTTCTTGAACTTTTCGAGTACGTAATTGaatcgttatttataatttcgaaGTGGAATGACACTGAAACATCATCACAAGCAAGCAATTTACGAACATCAATACTGAAAGgagattttattatttgcttACTTATTgtgaataaagtatttatttatggaCTACCTCTTTCAAAACAACTTCAACGAATAAATATTGATCTAGGCGAAGCTATGGATCTTGCGGAAGATACAATAAAAGAACTTCAAACTATAAGATCGAATGCTGAGTCTgaatttcatacaatttttgaaaatgcatTGACTTTAGCAAATAAACtagatataaatatttccaTACCACGTATTACAGGAAGACAAACGAAAAGagtaaatattgaaacaaattcACCAACATCATATTTTCGAGTTGCTTTTTTTATTCCTTATTTAGATACATTTATAGATCAACTAAATTCAAGGTTTGTgaatcaaaaaatgttattattggaCTTCAAATCATTAATTTCAACAGACGAAAATGAACCTCGCTTCTTACGCCTGGCACAAAAGTACATGTTTGACTTAAATGAATGTGAAGAATCTGTGTTATTGGCCGAGTTCAAATTATGGCAaagacgtttaaaaaatattaaatcatcaaatatacCAAGAAATTCCATGGAAGCAATAGTTTTATGCAATAGACAAGTTTATCCAAGTGTATTTAAACTATTACAGATTTTTGCAACTTTACCAGTATCAACTGCATCTAGTGAGAGGTCATTTTCAAACTTGAAAAGAATAAAGACATACTTGCGGAACACAATATCACAA gcgCGGTTAAATGGTTTAGCTATGCTAGCTATCCACAGAGAAGTTGGAATTGATGTCAATGAAGTGATCGACCATCTAAGTTTAAAGAAGAGACGCTTAGATTTTTTACTATAG